The genomic segment TGATCGTGATCGCCTTGATCCTCGGCGGGCGTACCGCCCCCTCGCGTCCCGCGCAAGCCGAGACGCGCACTCCATCGCTAACCGCCTCCTCCACCGCCCCGCTAAGCGCCACCGAGATGGAGGCGACGCTGAACGCGGCAATCGAGGCACGCTTCACCGAGACGGCATTCGTCCGACGGACGGTGGATTACCAAACGGCAACGGCGCAGTTCTTGGCGACGGTAAACCTTCGCTTCAATCGAGCGCTCACGGCGACGGCACTTGCTCCGGCGCGGACGCTCGCTGCCTTGCAGGGGTTGGCGCTGCTCTCGTTGGCAACCATCGAACAAATTACTCAAGTGGGCAGCTACCGAACCGTTTTCGCTGTGAATGCGCTCAGCCTTAGCCCCGATGGGATGATCCTCGCTATGGTCAGCAACACGGAGACGGGCGTCCGTCTTGTGGAGGTCAGTTCCGGGCGGGAGATCAACGCGCTCTTGCCCCTTTCGGTTGCCACCCCCACCCCCACAACGGTGATTCTCAGCACCCTGACGCCGACACCGACGCCCATCCCCACCATTGAAGGACCGGTGGGCATGTACAGTGTTTCCTTCAGTCCGGGCGAGACTGCCGATGGCGTCCGTATTGCGGGCGGCAATGCCTTAGGCAACATTTACGTGTGGGATGCGATCACCGGTGAGGAACTGCTCTTTCTGCCCGGTCATGCCGGAATCGTCTTTACGCTTGCCTTCAGCCCCGATGGGTCGATCTTGGCATCGGGGAGCGCCGATGGGACGGTGCGCCTCTGGGATGTGGCGACGGGTCGCCCGTTAGGGCGCTTAGTGGGGCATAACAGCGCGGTGAGCAGCCTTGCCTTCAGCCCCGATGGATCGCTGTTGGCGTCGGGAGCGCTTGGCGGGCGTGCCGTCCGCCTTTGGACGGTGCGAACGGGACAGCCAGCGGGTCTGCTGCAAGGGCATACGGGTGGTGTGCTAAGTGTTGCCTTCAGCCCCGATGGGACACGCCTTGCCAGCGGCAGCCGCGATGGGACGATTCGCCTCTGGGATAGTGATCTGCGGCAGAAAACGCCTCTGTTTGTCTTGCCTGCCCCCAATGGAGTGACCCATCTCAGCTTTAGCCCCGACGGGACGATCTTAGCGGCGGGGGGCATCGCCCCAACGGTGACCCTCTACGATCCCTTTGAGGGGCGCGTTGCCGCTGTTTTGGATGGGCATATCGGCGGGGTGACGGCACTCGGTTTTAGCCCCGATGGGACGCGCCTTGCCGCTGTCGGGCTGGATCGCATCATACGCTATTGGGGAGTCCGGCTGGTGCAGTGATCACGACTGCTCTTTTTCTTTTGCACCTTTTTGGGCTGCGTCTTTTTCCAGCGCCTCGTTGAGCAGCGCCCGCATCAAGGCGATATGCCGTTCCTTTGCCGCGCCATTGCGGGCAATAGCCGGCGCGGTGAAGTAGTGATGCGCCTCCATAAAATCGATCTGAATCTGATACCACATCGCATCGCTGATGGGGCTGTTGAAGGTCTCAAGCTCACGCCGTAAATCGGCGCTGCGCGAAAGAAAGGCTGCCGACCCAAGCGAATCCAAATCGGCATCGGCTAAGATTTCCCCCAAAACATCCTTGGGGCGGTGGGGAAGGCGCGTTGCCATGATGATTGTCCCAATCGCCTCGGTTTGGACAACATTGTAGCCAAAATCGGGCAGTGCTTCACGGCAGATGAACACGCTGTGCATTTCGTGTTCAAGGCGGCTGTGCAGATAGCCCAGATCGTGAAAGTATGCCGCTGTCCGCAGCAGCATGAGGCGCTCGCCCTCGACATTTAAGGCATTTGCCAGCACCGCCACCGCCGCTGCCACTTCATCGCGGGTATGCCCCAGATGGTGATAGGTCAGACGTGGGTCAAGCTCGTTTGCCAGCCGTTCCAGTGCATATGCCCTGGCGCCCTCGAAATTCGGTGTGTGGATGGTCATGACCGCTTTGCTCGTTTATGTTCGACAGTAGGCTATTGTATGCCGAAACGGATTGTGCGTGAGAGCCACCACCCCTCACCTCTCTCTAACCAATGATGCAGACTCCCCCAGAACCCCGCAATCCTCATCCCCCTCAATCTGCCCCTTTGGAGTGCAGCCAAAAGCGATCCCGCCGCTAAAGCAGCGAACTGAAAGCAGCCACCCCTACGCGGCTTGGAACCCCTGACCCCCACTCTGTAAACAGAGAGAGGAAATCTCTCCCCCTTTCCCTGTGTACGGGAAAAGGCGGCTGCTGTGCAGTAACCGGGGGGATAGGGTTTCTGAACCCCAAACCTCACTACCTTTTCATGTCACATGAGATGTATCATTGATTCTCTAGGGTAGCCCACAGACTACGGCACACGGTAGATTGCTATCATCCCAATGCGCTGAATAGGCGTCGTCAACCCGACCACCTCAAGGCAGGCTGTGCGGCTCGTTGCCCCCGTCGTCTCGCTAGAGGCATCTGCCGCCCGTAGAAGGACATAGCGCACGTTGTAGCGCTCCAAGACGGTGCGGCAGGCTTCCGGTGGCATAGGCATACAGGTTGGTTCGTCATGATCCGACGTTTTGGGTGGGCAGTAGATTCCCTCCAACCACCCCTTGACCCACACCAACTTCTCGGCGGCGCGAAGCGTCTCATAGGGATGACTATAGACCACTTTCAGATCGCTGTAGACGGGGATGTACAAACTGACCCTCGGCGAGGCAAGGACAATCTCTCCGGCGTTGCCGTTCGCCGCCAACCATGCGATTGCCTGCGCCTCGTCACGGTAGATGAGTAGCGATCCCTCTAGTCCCTGTTCGGGCTGAAGAATCCCCACCAACGGAAGCCCCCACACCAGGATGTTTGAGGGAATCATAAAGACGATCAGGGCGATCAGGGTTGCCCCACGCCAGCGTGCCGGAATGCGCGTAAACCAGTAATCGCGTAGGGCGCGGACAGCGAAATAACTGATGGGGATGAACAGCCCAATGGCAAGGCGGCGCTGTAAATTAAAGGGGGCATACAACAGGGCAGCGTTCACGATCAGCCAGGTGACCATAAAGCGATCCCCATCCCGTTCAAAGCGACGGAACGCCCGCCAGATGCTAGGGATGCCGACCAAGAGCGGCAGCCCAAAGCCGAGGATGTAGTTAATCACCCCCGGTGAGGGGGTTTGGTTTTGCTCGTTCCAAAGGCGCATCGCCTCATTAGTGGAAAGGATTGCCACATAATAAATGAGAAAAGGGAGGGCGGGAAGAATGAACAGCAGCGCCCAATTGATCTCGCGGAGGGGAACGCCTCGCCCGCGAATGGTCAGAACGGCACTATACGCGCCGAGCGTTGCCGCCATAGGCAGCCACGCTTGGGGTTGGATCACAATTAGGATGAGAGCGATCATGATGAGCGTGCCGCCGCCGTTGGTCAGGGTTGGCTGCTCGTCGTGACCGGGACGAAAGACGCGCACAAACACAGCCGCCGCGATCATGATCAGAGCAATCGAGAAGGCAAAATGGGCATTCACCAACGCTGCGTGGAAGGGAATCGATTCAGGGATGGTGAAATCGGTGGCGGGCGCGGTACGGGCGGCAGTGAGCAGCAGCCCCAACCAGCCCAAACCAGACCCCATGCCCATAATGGCAAAAAAGAGCCGTCGTTCACGTTTCCGTGTCCAGATCGTCGCGCCGAGGTGGTACATCGCCAGATACATGAAAAACGCCCCAACCAGCCGCGTCAATTGGTAGATGACGATGGGCGACATACTTAACAGGCGGGCGATCTGCCCCAAAAACACATAATAGACTTGGATCAGCGCCGGGGCGTGTGGTTCAGAGGTGTGGGGGAGGCTCATCAGCCAGTTACCATTGATTCCCTGCCGTATCTTGGCAAGGTAGGTAGCGGCATCCAGCGGGTTATAGAGGACTCCCGTAAAGGCATAACTACCTTCTGTCTGCACTCCGTTCAACGCCCAAAGGTAGGGCAAGAGCGAGAGGGTGACCAGAAGTCCGCCAACGATGATAACCCACCGCCACTCACCACGGGAGACAGGTGCCGATGTTGTCCGATCCATGTAATGTCACTCCCGATGAATCGCCTAAATTTTTCGCTTGCGCTCACGCTTGCCACATTTGTGGTACTATTGACTTTCGTTCGGCGCGGCTACAGTGATTGTACCCAAGTTTGGATTCCTGAGTACGCCATCGCACCTACTCGGTCTATTGTGATATGTTGATTTCTTCGGTGATATTTTTAGGTGGGGGAACGGTATGAGTTTCAACATTGGCTCATTTCTGATTGGGTTTCTATCCGCCACCGTCATGGGCTTCATCCTTTACCGCCTGCGAGATCGGATTGTTGCCCTGCGCCGCACGGCAGAGTCACGGGTGGGGCAAACCCGCGAGTTCATCTCCAACAGCGCCGAAGGGCGTTATTACGAATTCATCACCAAACGGTTGAACGCCGCCCACCTTGCCGGCGATCACATTGCCCTTGCCGAACTCTACGTTGAACCGCGTTTTCTTGCCGCCCCTCCTCCCGCCGATCCGAATGCCGAGCGGATCGATAGTATTTTTCATGCCATTCCAGTCATTCACGATCTTCCCGCCTCCTACGCGCCGTATAACATTGAGGCGATGGGCATCAACGATTTACGTGCTGGCGAACGCCAGATTGCCCTGTTGGGGCTGCCCGGTTCGGGGCGCAGCACCGCCCTTGCCGTCTTAGGGTTGGTTGCCAGCGGAGCGATTGACCTCCCTGAGCTTGATCTTTTGGAAGATGAAACCTTTGAAACCGAGGTGAAAGACCTCCCCCCCGCCGAACGGGAGAAACGGATCAAGGCACGGAAAGAACTGCAAGACCGCGCCCTGAAGCAGATCAAGGATGAACAGCGCGGGGCGGGTGGGGAAACGCCCGCTGCCCTGATTCCCTCGTGGCGGGAATTTATACCCATTTACATCCACCTCAGCGAGATTGACCTGCGCCCAGAAGTGTTGGGCATTGGCGCGGACGGCAAAAAGGCGGCACGGGCGCTTGACCCCGCTGAACCGCTCGTCTTGGCAATGCAGCGCAGCGCGGGCGGGGTTGTTGCCAGTACCCTTCCCCGCGTCATCTATTCACGGCTGACAGCAGGCAAGGCGCTGGTCATGTTCGATGGCTTTGACGAACTCAGTGAGGCGGATCGCCCTGCGGTGATAGCGTGGCTGTCTGGTTTCCTCAGCATCT from the Anaerolineales bacterium genome contains:
- a CDS encoding HD domain-containing protein — encoded protein: MTIHTPNFEGARAYALERLANELDPRLTYHHLGHTRDEVAAAVAVLANALNVEGERLMLLRTAAYFHDLGYLHSRLEHEMHSVFICREALPDFGYNVVQTEAIGTIIMATRLPHRPKDVLGEILADADLDSLGSAAFLSRSADLRRELETFNSPISDAMWYQIQIDFMEAHHYFTAPAIARNGAAKERHIALMRALLNEALEKDAAQKGAKEKEQS
- a CDS encoding WD40 repeat domain-containing protein; translated protein: MNHRGSGVGFGGMIALIVIALILGGRTAPSRPAQAETRTPSLTASSTAPLSATEMEATLNAAIEARFTETAFVRRTVDYQTATAQFLATVNLRFNRALTATALAPARTLAALQGLALLSLATIEQITQVGSYRTVFAVNALSLSPDGMILAMVSNTETGVRLVEVSSGREINALLPLSVATPTPTTVILSTLTPTPTPIPTIEGPVGMYSVSFSPGETADGVRIAGGNALGNIYVWDAITGEELLFLPGHAGIVFTLAFSPDGSILASGSADGTVRLWDVATGRPLGRLVGHNSAVSSLAFSPDGSLLASGALGGRAVRLWTVRTGQPAGLLQGHTGGVLSVAFSPDGTRLASGSRDGTIRLWDSDLRQKTPLFVLPAPNGVTHLSFSPDGTILAAGGIAPTVTLYDPFEGRVAAVLDGHIGGVTALGFSPDGTRLAAVGLDRIIRYWGVRLVQ